The following coding sequences lie in one Streptomyces venezuelae genomic window:
- a CDS encoding glycosyltransferase, with product MSGVRVALIASARHPITEPFAGGLEAHTWGLAHALTRRGHEVDLFAAPGSDPALGACELPVRHVVLSAAARSDASMPSTAWIEEHHAYLSLMLDLARDGEHRFDVVHNNSLHYLPVAMASALRIPVITTLHTPPTPWLESAIQSHDVCPVVFTAVSQYTASAWHPVVPAARVVRNGIDTDFWRSGPGGSDLVWSGRLVPEKGPHLAIRAARAAGVPLKLAGPVSDERYYEEEVAPLLGDGAEYVGHLDRHGLAELLAHSAAALVTPSWDEPYGLVVAEALACGTPVCGFDRGALAEILTPACGLLAPPGDVEALAALIPRVMELDRAEARRRAERFCSLGRTADAYTRLYEEVAR from the coding sequence ATGAGCGGCGTGCGGGTGGCGCTCATCGCGTCCGCGCGGCACCCCATCACCGAGCCGTTCGCGGGCGGCCTCGAAGCGCACACGTGGGGCCTCGCCCATGCGCTGACCCGGCGCGGACACGAGGTCGACCTGTTCGCGGCGCCCGGCTCCGACCCCGCGCTCGGCGCGTGCGAACTCCCCGTACGGCACGTCGTGCTGAGCGCGGCGGCCCGCTCGGACGCCTCCATGCCGAGCACCGCGTGGATAGAGGAGCACCACGCGTATCTGAGCCTGATGCTCGACCTGGCGCGGGACGGCGAACACCGGTTCGACGTCGTCCACAACAACAGCCTCCACTACCTGCCCGTCGCGATGGCCTCGGCCCTGCGGATCCCGGTCATCACCACGCTCCACACGCCCCCGACCCCGTGGCTCGAGTCCGCCATCCAGAGCCACGACGTGTGCCCGGTGGTGTTCACCGCCGTCAGCCAGTACACCGCGTCGGCCTGGCACCCCGTCGTCCCCGCGGCGCGCGTCGTGCGCAACGGCATCGACACGGACTTCTGGCGCTCCGGGCCCGGCGGCAGCGATCTCGTCTGGTCGGGCCGCCTCGTCCCCGAGAAGGGCCCCCACCTGGCGATCCGGGCCGCCCGCGCGGCCGGAGTGCCGCTGAAGCTCGCGGGGCCGGTCTCCGACGAGCGGTACTACGAGGAGGAGGTCGCGCCGCTGCTCGGCGACGGTGCGGAGTACGTCGGCCACCTCGACCGGCACGGGCTCGCCGAACTCCTCGCCCACTCGGCCGCCGCGCTGGTCACCCCCAGCTGGGACGAACCGTACGGGCTCGTCGTGGCCGAGGCGCTGGCGTGCGGCACGCCGGTCTGCGGCTTCGACCGCGGCGCCCTCGCGGAGATCCTCACGCCTGCCTGCGGGTTGCTCGCGCCGCCCGGGGACGTGGAAGCGCTCGCCGCGCTCATCCCGCGCGTCATGGAACTCGACCGCGCGGAGGCCAGGCGCCGCGCGGAACGGTTCTGTTCGCTGGGCCGCACCGCCGACGCGTACACGCGCCTGTACGAGGAGGTGGCGCGGTGA